A region of the Halostella limicola genome:
CGTCCGGCAGGTGCCCGGCCGGCTCGTCGGCGCGAGCGAGGACCGGGCCGGCAACCGGACCTACACGCTCACCCTCCAGACCCGAGAGCAGCACATCCGCAAGGAGCGCGCCACGAGCAACATCTGCACGAACCAGGCGTGGGTCGCGCTCCGCACCGCCATCCACGCGGCCGACCTCGGCCCGTCCGGCCTGGTCGACCTCGCGGAGACCTGCGTGACGGAAGCGCGGGACCTCGCGGCGGCCGTCGACGACGTCGACGGCGTGCAGGCTCCGGTTCACGATCGCCATCACTTCCGCGAGTTCGTCGCGCACACCGACCAGCCCGCGCCGGCCGTCGCCGGCGACCTCGAAGCCGAGGGGTACGCGGTCCACGCGGTCGGCGACCACGAACTGCAGATCTGTGTCACCGACGCTAACGCCGGGCGGGCGGACGAACTGGTCGCGGCGCTCGAGGAGGTGGCGCGATGACCAAATTCGATCAAGCGCGCTGGACGAATGAAGAGGACGACCAGTACGAGCCGTTGCTCTCGGAGAAGGACTCCACGGAGGTCGAGATCGACGGCGACTCGCCGCTCCCGGACGACCTCACTCGCGACTCGCTCGAACTGCCGGAACTCTCCGAACCGGAGCTCGCCCGCCACTACACCCGGCTCTCGGAGATGAACTACGGCATCGACAGCGGCCCCTACCCGCTGGGGTCCTGCACGATGAAGTACAACCCCAAGTTCACCGAGGACGTGGCGGCCCTGCCCGACGCCGCGGTCCACCCGGACCGCTCCGAGGGCTCCGTGCAGGGGACGCTCGAACTGCTCCACGGCCTGCAGGACTACCTCGCGCGCATCGGCGGGATGGACGCGGTCACGCTCCAGCCGCCCGCGGGGGCCGCCGGGGAGTTCACCGGAATCCTCGTCGCGAAGGCGTACCACGAGGCCAACGACGAGGGCCACCGCCACGAGGTTATCGTCCCCGAGAGCGCCCACGGCACCAACTTCGCCAGCGCCGCGCTGGGGGGCTACGACGTGGTCGAACTCCCCGGCGGCGACGACGGCCGGGTGGACCTCGACGCGCTCGAAGCGGCGCTCTCCGAGGACACCGCCGCGCTGATGCTCACGAACCCGAACACGCTAGGGCTCTTCGAGCGCGACATCGAGGAGATCGCCGAGATGGTCCACGACGTGGGCGGCCTGCTGTACTACGACGGAGCGAACCTGAACGCCCTGCTCGGCCGCGCCCGCCCCGGCGACATGGGCTTCGACATCATGCACTACAACGTCCACAAGACGTTCGCCACGCCCCACGGCGGCGGCGGACCCGGCGCCGGCCCGGTCGGCGTCGTCGCGGACCTCGAACCGTTCCTGCCGACGCCCCGGGTTCGCGAGGCCGACGACGGGTACGAGCTGTTCGAACCCGAGGAGACCGTCGGGAAGGTCCACGGGTACCAGGGCAACTGGCTCGTCCTCGTGAAGGCCTACGCCTACATCGCCCGCCTCGGCGACCCCGGCCTGCGCGACGCGAGCGCGAAGGCCGTACTGAACGCGAACTACCTCGGCGAGCGCGTCGACTACGACGTGCCGTACGGCCCGTACCACCACGAGTTCGTCGCCAGCGCCGGCGACCAGGACGCCGCCGACGTGGCGAAGCGCATGCTCGACTACGGCGTCCACCCGCCGACCACGAAGTGGCCGGAGATCGTCCCCGAGGCGCTGATGACCGAGCCGACGGAGATCGAGAACCGCGAGACGCTCGACCAACTGGCCGCCGCGTTCAACGCGGTCAGCGTCGAGGACGACGGGACGCTCGCCGCCGCGCCCGAGCGCACCACCGCTCGCCGCATCGATCAGACCTCCGCGGCGCGGGACCTGCGTCTCTCCTGGCAGTCGCTGGAGGAGTAGCGCGGCCGAACCGCCGGCCGCGCCCGTTCTCCGGAACTGTTCGCTATCGCCCGCGATCGTTTATCTCGATCCCCCACGTAATTCCGCCGTGCCGATCATCCGCTTCGAGACCGCGGACCGCGACGATCGAACGCAGATCGGCGAGGGGTTGGTCCGATTCGCGGTCGAGGCCGACCGGCTGGTGACGGGACAGAAAGAGGGGAAGTACTTCCTCCGCCACGGCGACGGCTGCGCGGTCTGTGACGAGGCCGTCGCGGCGGGCGACTCGTTCTTCTTCGACGCCGACGCCGGCGAGATACTCTGCGAGCGACACGGTCGCGAACGGCGGGCGGGCGAGGCGGAAGGCTAGGGACGCGACGGACCGACCTGCAGCGCTCTCCAGTTGCAGCTAACCGCCATCAGGGACGCTGAACCGAGTGTTCGTTTGGAGCTCCGGGGTTCGGCGTGGCGGTCTAATTTGATATAGCTATATTCAATTCATCAGGTGGCTGTGGGTCGTCGATCGAGGTCACAGCGAAAGCGAATGCCGATAGGCTGTGCGCGATCGCGGAGTGTATCGGGAAAAACGGCTCTCGGAGCGTGCTCTAGGTTCGATCGGGGGAACTCGTCGTCTGGCCGGCGTCGGAACCGGAACCGCTTCGCCGTCCGACAGTTCGAAACGATCACCGGCCCTGGCAGCTGCCGGAGCAACCGAAAAGCGAGCGGAACGCGTCGCGACGACGACCCCGCCCTCGATCGAACGGACTCTGAACGCGTGTCCCCGGGGGTTCGACCGCCCGAAACCGGCCTGCGATCCGAGGCGTGCCGTCCCCGAACGGCGTCGCACCGAAGAAGAAGGCGAGGCTGATCGGACGTGAAAACCAAGCCCTCGCCTGGGGATCGACGGTACGGACGCGAGAATATCCGCTCGTGATCCGGTTACGCTTCGGTGTCGGCTTCGCTGGAGTCGATGCCGTTGATCGTGACGAACGCGTAGTTGCACTCGGGGCAGCGCCACTTCTTCTTCTCGCCGAGGTGCAGGTTCGTGCTCGCGGCTCGCCAGAAGGTGTGGTCCTCCTCGCACGACGGACAGTAGTGGTCGAGTTCTTGGGCCATGTCCGGGCGTTCAGGCGGCGCGATGTTTAACATACTGGTTTCAGACGGCGATCCGCCCCTGGTAAATCACATTTCGATATATGCAATCTTGGTTCCGAGGCCCCCTAGGCGGTCGGGCAGCGACGCCTCGTTCGCATAAACGTATCGGTCCGCTGGGGGTCTCGTCAAGGCTTTAGCCGTTCCTCGTCGTACCGGATAGTCATGTTAGTTGATCTCTATCAGTACAAGCGCGAGGAGGCCGACTTCGACGACGAGCGGACCGCCGGGGAGTCCCAGACCGAGGACTCGCTGGACAAGGGCTCGGAAGAGTACTTCGGCGAGGACGTCGAACAGTTCGACGGCGACACCTGGGAGACCGTCGAGCACGAGGGGGATCCGATCCAGCGCCGGCAGGTGACGGTCTCCGGAGTCACCGCCGTCTCCGTCCCGAGAGAGCCGACGGAGGACGACGATCCGGACCTCCCCGGAAAGACGATCCAGCTCCGCCTCGGCGGCGGCGTCGAGTACGTCGAGCAGGCGGTGTTCGTGGAAGCGCAGGACTCCAACCCGCAGGGCGAGGAGCCGTCCGGGAAAGTGTCCGTCGACGACGAGGCGGAGTAACGTCCGCGGTCGCCCCGCCAGCCTACGTCCACCGTCGGATGTTTCGGACTGCCACGAATAGCAACTTTTATCCCGGTTTAGGCAAGCCTAAAGATAACGCATGAGTGAGATCAGGGAGACGGCGCGGCGTCGCCGCGGGACACCGCGGGCAGTCGAGACGTCGTCCGAGGGCGCCGAAATCGTCGCGAGCGAGGGCTAACGGGTCATGGCTAGCGATTCGCAAACCGGGGCCGGAGCGGCGGTGCGCGAGCAGCGGTTCGGCTGGTTCGACCGCTCGCTCGCGGTCGTCGTCGCGGTCAGCACGGCTCTCATCGTCGCGGCCGGCCTCGTGCAGGTCAGTTTCGGCCCGTTCTCGATGACGGTCGTCGAGGCCTGGCGCGCCGTCTTCGCCCGCGAGGTGATCCTCAACCCCGACGCGTGGCGGGCGTTCGCGTTCGGAACGGAGCTCCCACCGATGTCAAAAGAGAGCGTCATCGCCTGGAACATGCGCCTCCCGCGGGTGCTCGTCGCGATCGTCGTCGGGGCGGCGCTCGCGGTGTCGGGCGCGATCTTCCAGGCCGTGACGCGGAACGAGCTCGCCAGCCCGTTCGTGCTAGGGGTGAGTTCCGGCGCGGGGTTCGCGGTGCTCCTCGTGCTCGTCGTGTTCAGCAGCCTGGCGGCGTACCTCCCGCTGTTCGCCGCGTTCGGCGGCGCGGCGGCGTTCATCGTCGTCTACGCGATCGCCTGGAAGGGCGGGACGAGCCCCGTCCGCCTCGTGCTCGCCGGCGTCATCGTCAACATGGTGTTTCACTCCCTGCAGATGGGGGTGTTCTTCTTCGTCGACGACGTCGGCGTCGCCCGGCAGGCCATCGCGTGGACGACGGGGTCGCTGACGGGGACCGACTGGGAGGAGGTGCGACTCGCAGCCCCGTGGGCCGCCATCTCGGTCCTTCTCGCCTTCGCCGGGTCGCGACAGCTGAACGTGTTGCTCTTGGGGGAGGAGACGGCGTCCTCGCTCGGGATGCCCGTCGAGAGGATGCGGTTCGCGCTCTCGGGCGTCGCCATCCTCGCGGCGTCGGCGGCGATCGCCGTCGCCGGCATCGTCAGCTTCGTCGGCCTGATCGTCCCCCACGTCGTCCGGACGCTGGTCGGGAGCGACTACCGGCGACTGATCGTCGGCTGCGCCTTCGCGGGCCCCGCGCTGACGGTCACGGCGGACGTCGGCGCGCGCCTCGCGCTCGGGTCCGTGCAGATGCCCGTCGGCATCGTGACGGGGCTGCTCGGCGGGCCCTATTTCCTCTACCTGATGCGGAGTCAAGAGAAACTGGGTGAACTCTAAGATGAGCGAACGAATCATACCACGGCGGACGGAGGGGAGCGACGACCGCGAAACGACGGACGCGACCGGATCGACCGACGGGAGCGAGTTCGAGGGCGAGGACCTCGTCGTCGGCTACGGCGACGACCCCGTCGTCGACGGGGAGTCGGTCGCCGTTCCGGCCGGCGAGGTGACGGCGCTCGTCGGGCCGAACGGGAGCGGGAAGAGCACGTTGCTGAAGGCGCTCGCCGACCAGTTGTCCCCCGAGTCCGGGACTGTCCGGGTGGACGGCCGCGAAGTGCACGACATGGGGACGAAGGAGCTCGCGCGGAAGGTCGGGCTGCTCTCCCAGGAGAACGTCGCGCCGGGGAGCCTGACCGTGGAGGACCTGGTGGCGCACGGGCGCTACCCTCACCGCGGGACGTTCGAGTCGGTGGACGAGGACGACGTGGCCGCGGTCGACCGCGCCGTCTCGCTGGCCGGGATCGACCACCTCCGCGACGCCGAGGTGGGCAGTCTCAGCGGCGGACAGAAGCAGCTCGCGTGGATCGCGATGGCGCTGGCACAGGAGACGGACGTCCTCCTGCTCGACGAGCCGACGACGTTTCTCGACCTGCACCACCAGCTGGAAGTGATGGAGATCGTCGAGACGCTCAGGGACGAGAGCGACACCACCGTCGTCCTCGTCCTCCACGACATCAGCCAGGCGGCCCGCCACGCCGACCACGTGCTGGCCATGAAAGACGGCGAGATACTCGCCCGCGGCCCGCCGGAGGAGGTCGTCACGGAGGAGCTGCTGCGGGACGTGTTCCGCGTGGAGGCGACCGTGAACTACTGCATGAACGGGCCGCGGATCGTCCCGCAGAGCGCCTACCACGACGAGGAGTAGCCGCCGGCGGGGCGCCCAGCGGCCCGGCGATGGGCGTTCGCATTGAAGACTAAGTGGGCCGGGGACGACGGTCACCCCATGAAGATATACACCGGTCGCGGCGACGAGGGGAAGACCGACCTGCGAGACATGACCCGCGTCTCCAAGACGAGCCCCCGCATCGAGGCGTACGGGACGGTCGACGAGCTCAACGCCCTGATCGGGACCGTCGTGCCGACGGGCCACGACGACGTGGACGAGCAGCTCTCCGGGATGCAGAACCACCTCCACGTGGTGCAGGCGGACCTCGCGAACCCGGACCCCGACGAGGGCGACCCCGTCGTCCGCGCCGAACACGTCGACGAGGTCGAGGACTGGATCGACTCCTACGACGACGAGCTCGACCCGCTGGAGCAGTTCGTCCTCCCCGGCGGCTCGGAGCCGGGCGCGCGCCTCCACCACGCGCGGACGGTCTGCCGGCGCGCCGAGCGCCGCGTCGTGGCGCTCGCCGAAGAAGAGGAGATAAACGGGCAGACCGTCGAGTACCTGAACCGCCTCTCGGACGCGCTGTTCACCCTCGGCCGGGTCGTCAACAAGCGCGAGGGCGTCCGCGAGGAGAACCCGTCGTACTGACCCGTCCGGCCGGATCCCGACGGGGCCGTCGTCACTCGGCGTCGGGCGTCAGGCCGACGACCGACCGGTCGAAGATGTCCGCGTAGCCCCGCGCGGTCAGTTTCAGCGACGGGACGCCGACGAACGAGAGCGTCTGGACCGCGAGCAGCGGCCGCTCGACGCCGACCCCGATCGACCGGAGCGCGTCTCGAACGTCGTCCAGTCTCGTAGCCGTCTCTGCGACGGGGGCGTCCGTCGCGAAGCCGGCGATCGGCGTCGGCAGTTCCGCGACGACGTCGCCGGTCGCGGCGCCGGCCGCGTTCCGGGACTCCGGCGTCGCCTCCCCGCCGCTGACGACCGCCCAGCCGCCGCCCATCTCGGCGACGCGGTCGACGGCGGCCGCCATCGCCTCGTCGTCGACGCCCACCGCGGCGACGGCCGAGGCCTCCCAGGTGAGCGTGGTCGCGGCCGCGCCCTCCTCGATCCCCAGCCCCGTGAGGAACCCGACGAACCCGTCGTCGACCCCCGGCCGGCGGTCGAGCAGGGCGGCCTTCGCCACGTCGTCGTCGGGCGCGGCGGCGAGCGCGTCGCCGTCGACGGCCGGTTCGACCGCGGTCTCCGTCGTGATGAGGCCGTGACGGTACTCCAGAGCGCGCACCGCCCCGTCGCGGGCGGCGCCGGCCGGGACGCGGAACCGCTCCGGCGGCGCGTCGACCGACACCGAGTCGCGGTATTCGGCGGGGTAGCCGTGTTCGCGCGGGCCGACGGTCGCCTCGCCGTCGCTGACGACGACCTCGCCGCCGGCCACGACGGCGTCGACGGCGACCGTCTCGACGTCGCCGAGGATTACGAGGTCCGCCGCGTTACCGGGCGCGACTGCGCCGCGGTCGTCCAGGCCGAAGTGCCGCGCCGGCCCGAGCGTCGCGGTGCGGAGCGCGGTCGCAGGGTCGACGCCGGCGTCGATCACCCGGCGGACCGCGCCGTCCATCGCTTCCCCTTCCACGAGGGCGTCCGGCCAGACGCCGTCGGTCGAGAGCGAGGCGTCGAAGTCGCGCTCCCGCAGCGCTTCGGCGAAGGCGTCGCTGTCGTCGCGGACCGACCCGGTGCGGCCGACGGGGTGAATCCCGCGCTCCACTCGGTCGAGGATCTCGTCGGCGGCGATCGCCTCGTGGTCGTTGTCGACGACCCCGGCGTAGGCGGTCAGCTTCTCGTCCGAACAGCCCGCGCCGTGGCCGACGACCCGCTTGCCGAGCGACCGGGCGCGCTCGTAGACCTCTTCCGCGGGCGAGTCCCGGCCGACGACGTGGATCCAGTCGGACTCGCCGACGCCGACCACGCGGTCGTCGCCGAGCAGGTCGAGGACGGCTTCCCGGGTCGCCTCGTCGGCGGGCTCGTCGAACGTGTCGAAGAAGGGCTGTGCCGGGACGGTCGCCCGGACCGCGAGCGGCAGGTCCTCGGCGGCCGCGAGCAGTTCGCGGACGCCATCGGCCCCGAACGCGCCGCCGAGCGCGGACGTCTCCGTGACGACCGCCGTCGTCCCGCCCTCGAGGAGGCGGTGGTACGCGGTCTCGATCGTCTGGAAGAAGTCCGCGTGCGTGTGCGCGTCGACGAAGCCCGGGACGACCGCCCGCCCGTCGGCGTCGATCACGGTCGTGTCGTCGCCGACGACCCCGCTCGCGTCGGCCGGGAGGGCGGCGATCCGGTCACCGACGACCGCCACGTCGCGCTCGCGGAACTCGCCGAGGTGCGCGATCAGGACGCGGCCGTTCCTCACGACCAGGTCGGCGGTTCCCGCGCCAAGCGCGACCGCCTGTATCCCGTTCATGCTCGCTCGTACACGACGACGCCGCCGCGCTCGGACCGGGTGACTTCGCCGCGCGCTTCGAGCACGTCGAGGTGACCGATCGCCTCGCTCATCCCGGGGAACAGCTCCGTCGCCGGCAGGTCGCCGAACAGCTCCTCCATCACCTCCATCGCCGTCGTCTTCCCGTCGACGAGGTCGCGGACGTTCTCGGTGCGCTCCTCGTGGGACGCCCGGATCTCGGCGATGCGGCCGCCGGGGTCGTCGATGATCTCGCGGTGTCCGGGGAGCAGCCGGTCGTAGCCGACCTCGCGCAGCGCGTCCAGCGAGTCGTTGAACGCCGGCAGGACGCGCGGGCGCTCGCGGCCCTCCTCCGCTGGGGGCTGGAGGAGCGGGTTGGGCGTGATGTCGGGGAGCACCTGGTCGCCGACGATCGCCTCGCGCCCCTCCGCCCCGTCGTACTCGAAGACGAGTTCGCCCGGGGCGTGGCCCTCGGCCTCCCGCATCCGTATGGGTTCGTCGTCGACGGTGACCTCCTCGCCGGCCTCTAGCAGGCGGTCGGTGTCGCAGTCCGGCGCGTACTGGAGGTACGCCTCCGGGAGTTCTGTGACGGTCTTCGCGGTCGAGCGCGCCATCCCGTGGCGCTCGAAGCAGTCGACGAAGAAAGTCTGCTCGTACTCCAGTCTGGCCGCGAAGTCCTCGATGATCCGGGACGACGCCGGACTGGCGAGGACGCGCGCTCCCTCGTCGCGGAACCGCCGGGCGAGGCCGAAGTGGTCCGGGTGCGGGTGCGTGACCAGCACCTGCTCCACGTCCGCGGGCGTCAGGTCCCGCTTCTCCAGTTCTTCGAGCAACTGCGACCACGCCTCCTCGCTGTCGGGACCGGGGTCGACGAGGGTCCGGCCGGCGAGGTAGGCGTTGACCGGCCCGACCTGAAACGGCGTCGGGATCGAGAGCCGTGAGAACATTACCCCAGCGTACGACCGGCCCCGGCTAAACGGTTGTGCAACCGGGAACGCCAAAATACGAGTTGTCGGCACCGAACCGATGCCCACGGTCTGGTACCCTTACAGAGATGGCGGGACGGTGGCGGGACGAACGCAGTACTGGGCGGCGTGACCTCGGCTGGCGCATCTCACCTTCGCGCCCCGCGCAGTTTTAGGTATGCCTAAGAACTTGTTAAAACCACCGATTTTGGTCGTCCTAAAACATCACTCATTCTGACCTCGCGAAAAGGTTATAACCTCTCAGAGACAACAGACATACATGAACCGTCACTTCGACGACGCACGGTACTACCTGAAGCGCGCCGGCTACCACGTGAAGAAGGGTCTCGGCGAGGAACTCGATCCCGTCGAACGCCGCGTCCGGGAACTGACCGGCCGCGAGGCCGAACCCGAGCCGAACCGCGCGGAGAAGGTCCGCCGCGAACTCGGCGCCCTCGGCGACCGCGCCGAGTACCGAGCGAAGCGCGCCGTCTCCGGGGCCCGACGCCGGCTCCGCAACTGATCAGCACCTTTCGGAACGCTTTTTATTGCGCCGGCGGTACGTCCTCGTGCGGGTTGGTGGTCTAGCCCGGTTATGACGGCTCCTTCACACGGAGCAGGTCGGCGGTTCGACTCCGCCCCAACCCACTTGCTCGGCGGTTGCCTCGCAAGTTGATGGGCAAGCAGCCTTCCTGCGATTTTTCGCTTTAGATTAGTTTGGACCCACACGTTCGGCGGTCGTTTGTGTCCAAACCCGATGAGGCCGCGGGGTTCATTCAGAAGGACGTGCTAAGGATATTAGAATTTAACCCTTGCTAACATCATGGTTTTCCCCCTTCGATCGGTATCTATCTAATGTGTCTTGCTCATACAGTGCTGGATTGAGTTCCGACTTATGCCAAAAATTGATTAGAGGTCCGTGACGACAATACATCGAGATGAGTCTCCAGATAGAGGACAATACGTTCTACCTGGTACAGTTACCGGAGGAAAAGACGTTACACGAATCTGAAGATGCAGCAATCAATCATTTAAAGGAGAATGCGGAGAACCTCGATCCCGAAAACGATGAGGTTTCGCTTATCGAGGTATCTGTTGAAGGAGAAGACTGGACGATTGCTGAAATGCCTTGGCAGAATATCGCTCTCCGACTGATGGGTGACAAATAATCATGGTCGAATATACTGAAATAGACCCAAACGAGCTGGAAATTGATGAATTGAACGAACGGAAAGAAGACGTTGGTCCGCATAAGGGGATAGAGTCGCTTGAAGAAAGTGTTCGTCAGCAAGGGGTTATTGAAGCTCCTATTGTTCGAAACTCAGGTGATGGTAATTACAAGGTGATCGTCGGCCAACGACGAACGCTTGCAGCACAGGCAGCAGGTTTGGATGAGATTCCTGTCAGGATCGTAGACTGGGATGACGCAGAGGCGATCGAGGCCTCGATCACGGAAAACGTAGATGCCTTTCGGAAATCTGTTTCCCGAACAGACCGTTCCGAGGCTCTCTTGAAATTGATGAAAATCAATGATTGGACGCAAGAAGAAGCTGCTGAACAGTTAGGTATCAGCAGTGCTCAAGTAGGAGAGTGGTTAGAACGGACCCGTGACGCATGGGAGGGAACAGACGTTCACGTTTCCAGTAATGGTGAGACTGATTCTGAAACACGGGCAAAGGTTGATCAAGTAGACGACAAGAAGCTTTCTGCTATCCGTCGTGCTACTGGAGGAGGGGAGGAAGGAGAAAAATTAGTAAAGAAAGTATCAGAAGATGACATCAGCCAGCGAGAAGTATTAGAGGCAAAAAAGCGAGCAGACCGAGGTGAAGATTTCGAGAAAGCGATTGAAGAGGTTCACTCGCAACAATCTGCAGAAGGCGATATGCGAGTGAGTACACAAGTAACGTTCACTGGGGACTATGCAGAAGGCCTGCAATCAGCAGCAAAGACCCGAGGAACTTCTGAAGATCAGATAGTTCGGGAGGCTATTGAGGATTATCTCAAGAGAGAAGGATATCTATAGCAGGCGGGCTATTACTTCCACCCCGCTGTAGGTGGTTTTATCAAAGGGGGATGTGAATAGGGAAACATAACGATAACCTATGAGTGATCCCCTGCCTACGAACGTGCTACGGACCATCGTGACGGATAGTCATTTTAGAAACCAATCAGATAAGAGTACTCGACGTTACAAGGGATATTCTTTCTCGCAGGGCCTACGGAAATCTATGTCGTATCTCGACCCGGTACAAATACAGGAATTGAAGGCAGAGCGAAACTTTCGCACAAATAGAGAGGATATTCCCGCAGTAGCAAGTTCCAGCGTGTCTGACGTCGTTACAGCACAAGAAACCGAGGGCATGATTTTCGATGTTGATTATGACCGGGCTGAACACGGCGGGAGCCACTCCTCGTTCCCTTGGACTGGGGTAAATGATCTCCTCAATCGTCCCTCCACGGTTTACGACGTCCCCATTCGGAGAATGGTTGTCCGGTTTGAATCAGAGGAGTTTAAGAGCGATTGGGAGGAGGCAATAGTAGAGGCTATAGATCATGATCCCTTCCCTACGGAGTGGATTGAGGGGCCTTTCTATGCAATATTGAATTCTAAGGACCCCGGAGAAGCGGACGCAAGAGACCACATCCGTGATGCTCACGAGGAATTTTACTATATTCCCAAGAGTCACGTTGCTGATGGTCACGACGGATTAGGTTGGACTGTCCGATCCCTTGACTTAGAAGCAATATATTCATATCAAGGCTTTATCGATAAACGGAACCCTATTCTTACAACTCGAGACGGAGACCGAGAGTATGATTGGACGCCTCGCCGGTTAGAGGACTATATTATGAACTATTTCAATGAGGAAGAATCATACGTAGGACTCATGCATAATGCAGACTTCATTAATCGATGGAGGAACCTACATTCCACTGATATGACGTCCACGAAGACGTTCATCTGGGAGGCCGACGAAGAGTGGGTGCAGGAAGGGTAAAAGGGATTCCATGGATTTTGCGCTTGTTGACCCTAATGAATTAACGATTGATGAACAGAATGAACGCCGTTCTGATATCGGGGCTGATCCAGATTCAAATGATTCCTTGCGCGAGTCAATCCGAGAATTAGGTGTAACAGAGGTAATAAAAGCTCGTCAAGACGGAAATGGAGAGCTGAAGGTGTATGCTGGTCAACGTCGCACATTGGCTGCTCAAGCGGAGCAAAT
Encoded here:
- the gcvPB gene encoding aminomethyl-transferring glycine dehydrogenase subunit GcvPB; its protein translation is MTKFDQARWTNEEDDQYEPLLSEKDSTEVEIDGDSPLPDDLTRDSLELPELSEPELARHYTRLSEMNYGIDSGPYPLGSCTMKYNPKFTEDVAALPDAAVHPDRSEGSVQGTLELLHGLQDYLARIGGMDAVTLQPPAGAAGEFTGILVAKAYHEANDEGHRHEVIVPESAHGTNFASAALGGYDVVELPGGDDGRVDLDALEAALSEDTAALMLTNPNTLGLFERDIEEIAEMVHDVGGLLYYDGANLNALLGRARPGDMGFDIMHYNVHKTFATPHGGGGPGAGPVGVVADLEPFLPTPRVREADDGYELFEPEETVGKVHGYQGNWLVLVKAYAYIARLGDPGLRDASAKAVLNANYLGERVDYDVPYGPYHHEFVASAGDQDAADVAKRMLDYGVHPPTTKWPEIVPEALMTEPTEIENRETLDQLAAAFNAVSVEDDGTLAAAPERTTARRIDQTSAARDLRLSWQSLEE
- a CDS encoding DUF7838 family putative zinc beta-ribbon protein, coding for MAQELDHYCPSCEEDHTFWRAASTNLHLGEKKKWRCPECNYAFVTINGIDSSEADTEA
- a CDS encoding FecCD family ABC transporter permease, with the translated sequence MASDSQTGAGAAVREQRFGWFDRSLAVVVAVSTALIVAAGLVQVSFGPFSMTVVEAWRAVFAREVILNPDAWRAFAFGTELPPMSKESVIAWNMRLPRVLVAIVVGAALAVSGAIFQAVTRNELASPFVLGVSSGAGFAVLLVLVVFSSLAAYLPLFAAFGGAAAFIVVYAIAWKGGTSPVRLVLAGVIVNMVFHSLQMGVFFFVDDVGVARQAIAWTTGSLTGTDWEEVRLAAPWAAISVLLAFAGSRQLNVLLLGEETASSLGMPVERMRFALSGVAILAASAAIAVAGIVSFVGLIVPHVVRTLVGSDYRRLIVGCAFAGPALTVTADVGARLALGSVQMPVGIVTGLLGGPYFLYLMRSQEKLGEL
- a CDS encoding ABC transporter ATP-binding protein, whose protein sequence is MSERIIPRRTEGSDDRETTDATGSTDGSEFEGEDLVVGYGDDPVVDGESVAVPAGEVTALVGPNGSGKSTLLKALADQLSPESGTVRVDGREVHDMGTKELARKVGLLSQENVAPGSLTVEDLVAHGRYPHRGTFESVDEDDVAAVDRAVSLAGIDHLRDAEVGSLSGGQKQLAWIAMALAQETDVLLLDEPTTFLDLHHQLEVMEIVETLRDESDTTVVLVLHDISQAARHADHVLAMKDGEILARGPPEEVVTEELLRDVFRVEATVNYCMNGPRIVPQSAYHDEE
- a CDS encoding cob(I)yrinic acid a,c-diamide adenosyltransferase, producing the protein MKIYTGRGDEGKTDLRDMTRVSKTSPRIEAYGTVDELNALIGTVVPTGHDDVDEQLSGMQNHLHVVQADLANPDPDEGDPVVRAEHVDEVEDWIDSYDDELDPLEQFVLPGGSEPGARLHHARTVCRRAERRVVALAEEEEINGQTVEYLNRLSDALFTLGRVVNKREGVREENPSY
- a CDS encoding adenine deaminase C-terminal domain-containing protein, which encodes MNGIQAVALGAGTADLVVRNGRVLIAHLGEFRERDVAVVGDRIAALPADASGVVGDDTTVIDADGRAVVPGFVDAHTHADFFQTIETAYHRLLEGGTTAVVTETSALGGAFGADGVRELLAAAEDLPLAVRATVPAQPFFDTFDEPADEATREAVLDLLGDDRVVGVGESDWIHVVGRDSPAEEVYERARSLGKRVVGHGAGCSDEKLTAYAGVVDNDHEAIAADEILDRVERGIHPVGRTGSVRDDSDAFAEALRERDFDASLSTDGVWPDALVEGEAMDGAVRRVIDAGVDPATALRTATLGPARHFGLDDRGAVAPGNAADLVILGDVETVAVDAVVAGGEVVVSDGEATVGPREHGYPAEYRDSVSVDAPPERFRVPAGAARDGAVRALEYRHGLITTETAVEPAVDGDALAAAPDDDVAKAALLDRRPGVDDGFVGFLTGLGIEEGAAATTLTWEASAVAAVGVDDEAMAAAVDRVAEMGGGWAVVSGGEATPESRNAAGAATGDVVAELPTPIAGFATDAPVAETATRLDDVRDALRSIGVGVERPLLAVQTLSFVGVPSLKLTARGYADIFDRSVVGLTPDAE
- a CDS encoding MBL fold metallo-hydrolase encodes the protein MFSRLSIPTPFQVGPVNAYLAGRTLVDPGPDSEEAWSQLLEELEKRDLTPADVEQVLVTHPHPDHFGLARRFRDEGARVLASPASSRIIEDFAARLEYEQTFFVDCFERHGMARSTAKTVTELPEAYLQYAPDCDTDRLLEAGEEVTVDDEPIRMREAEGHAPGELVFEYDGAEGREAIVGDQVLPDITPNPLLQPPAEEGRERPRVLPAFNDSLDALREVGYDRLLPGHREIIDDPGGRIAEIRASHEERTENVRDLVDGKTTAMEVMEELFGDLPATELFPGMSEAIGHLDVLEARGEVTRSERGGVVVYERA
- a CDS encoding DUF7553 family protein, whose amino-acid sequence is MNRHFDDARYYLKRAGYHVKKGLGEELDPVERRVRELTGREAEPEPNRAEKVRRELGALGDRAEYRAKRAVSGARRRLRN
- a CDS encoding ParB/RepB/Spo0J family partition protein yields the protein MVEYTEIDPNELEIDELNERKEDVGPHKGIESLEESVRQQGVIEAPIVRNSGDGNYKVIVGQRRTLAAQAAGLDEIPVRIVDWDDAEAIEASITENVDAFRKSVSRTDRSEALLKLMKINDWTQEEAAEQLGISSAQVGEWLERTRDAWEGTDVHVSSNGETDSETRAKVDQVDDKKLSAIRRATGGGEEGEKLVKKVSEDDISQREVLEAKKRADRGEDFEKAIEEVHSQQSAEGDMRVSTQVTFTGDYAEGLQSAAKTRGTSEDQIVREAIEDYLKREGYL